In Elusimicrobiaceae bacterium, a genomic segment contains:
- the amrS gene encoding AmmeMemoRadiSam system radical SAM enzyme, producing MEKTAFDGFALAAGLCLAEENGKVSCQACAHACVIADGARGVCGARFNSNGTLHAPSGYVAALAADPVEKKPFYHFHPGALTLSFGMPGCNFSCRFCQNHELSQNLRAGGPDLPVSAVTPEKIAGAAVSAGAAIIVSTYNEPFISCEWGKEVFIAARAKGLKTAFVSNGFASEKSARYIMPFLDACNIDLKCFSDRTYREIIGGRLEPVLDTIRLMWEAGVWVEVTTLVIPDLNDSDAELAQTAGFCAGISPEMPWHVTAFHPACNMRDKGRTPAATLARAAGIGRKAGLKYVYTGNIAGGQQDTLCPHCHARAIERDGFAVVSRAVTAGGCCAACGGNIAGRFSPV from the coding sequence ATGGAAAAAACCGCCTTTGACGGGTTTGCCCTGGCAGCCGGACTCTGCCTTGCGGAGGAAAACGGTAAAGTTTCCTGCCAGGCCTGCGCGCACGCCTGCGTTATCGCCGACGGAGCCCGGGGAGTCTGCGGCGCACGCTTTAACAGCAACGGAACACTGCATGCGCCGAGCGGCTATGTGGCGGCCCTGGCAGCCGATCCGGTGGAAAAAAAACCTTTCTATCATTTTCATCCGGGCGCGCTCACGCTGTCGTTCGGTATGCCGGGCTGTAACTTCTCCTGCCGGTTCTGCCAGAATCACGAACTTTCCCAGAACCTGCGCGCCGGCGGCCCGGATCTGCCGGTTTCAGCGGTCACGCCTGAAAAAATTGCCGGCGCGGCTGTTTCTGCCGGCGCGGCGATAATCGTTTCCACCTACAATGAACCGTTCATCTCCTGCGAATGGGGAAAAGAAGTCTTCATCGCCGCGCGCGCAAAGGGACTGAAAACCGCGTTCGTGTCAAACGGGTTCGCGTCCGAAAAATCCGCCCGTTACATAATGCCGTTTCTTGACGCCTGCAACATAGACCTGAAATGTTTCAGCGACAGAACTTACCGGGAAATCATCGGCGGGCGGCTGGAACCGGTGCTCGACACCATCCGGCTGATGTGGGAAGCCGGGGTCTGGGTGGAGGTAACCACGCTGGTCATACCGGACCTGAACGACAGCGACGCCGAACTGGCACAAACCGCCGGATTCTGCGCCGGCATTTCACCCGAAATGCCCTGGCATGTTACGGCATTTCACCCGGCTTGCAATATGCGTGATAAAGGCCGCACTCCCGCCGCGACACTGGCGCGCGCCGCCGGGATCGGGCGCAAAGCCGGGCTGAAGTATGTGTACACCGGAAATATTGCCGGCGGACAGCAGGACACCCTCTGCCCGCATTGCCATGCGCGCGCTATTGAGCGCGACGGGTTCGCCGTTGTTTCCCGCGCGGTAACGGCCGGCGGCTGCTGCGCCGCCTGCGGCGGGAATATCGCCGGCAGGTTCAGTCCAGTTTGA